In one window of Chanodichthys erythropterus isolate Z2021 chromosome 23, ASM2448905v1, whole genome shotgun sequence DNA:
- the steap2 gene encoding metalloreductase STEAP2, which yields MDSISLLGSSPASTKVCFLPNGLKNCSKEGSGKPTVGIIGSGDFSKSLTLRLLRSGFHVVVGSRQPKRAAESFPHVVDVTHHEDAVGKANIVFLAIRREHYSSLWDIKHLLAGKILVDVSNNRRVNQYPESNAEYLASLFPESIVVKGFNVISSWAMQSGPRDSSRQVYICSNSVDARQQLIEMARQLSFIPVDMGALSSAREIENMPLHLFTAWKGPVLTAVALSIFFFAYSFVRDIIHPYMKTRQSFFYKIPLEIVNRTLPVVAIVLLALVYLAGQLAAVYQLVYGTKYRRFPPWLEGWLESRKQLGLLSFFFGCIHVLYSLCLPMRRSERYLMLNMAYQQVHANIENSWNEEEVWRVEMYVSFGIMALGLLSLLAVTSIPSIHNALNWREFSFIQSTLGYIALLISTFHALLFGWQRAFVEESYRFYMPPNFVLALVLPVTVIIGKVLLLLPCVSRKLKQIRRGLDPNQSRTNHERPAAHVSPERVTIM from the exons ATGGACTCTATTTCCCTGCTGGGCAGCAGCCCGGCCAGCACCAAAGTTTGCTTCCTACCCAACGGGCTGAAGAACTGTTCCAAGGAGGGATCTGGCAAGCCCACAGTCGGCATCATCGGTTCTGGGGACTTCTCCAAAAGCCTGACCCTCCGGCTGCTCCGCAGTGGGTTTCATGTGGTGGTGGGGAGCCGACAGCCCAAGAGAGCGGCTGAGTCATTCCCACATGTGGTAGACGTGACCCATCATGAGGATGCCGTGGGGAAAGCCAACATCGTGTTCCTGGCCATTCGCAGAGAGCACTATTCCTCCCTCTGGGACATCAAGCACCTGCTAGCAGGAAAAATACTGGTGGATGTGAGTAACAACAGACGGGTGAACCAGTATCCAGAATCAAACGCAGAATACCTGGCCTCCCTATTCCCAGAATCCATTGTGGTCAAAGGCTTCAATGTGATCTCGTCCTGGGCCATGCAGTCAGGCCCCAGAGACTCCAGTCGACAG GTCTATATTTGCAGTAATTCAGTGGACGCTCGACAGCAGCTCATTGAAATGGCCCGTCAGCTGAGTTTCATCCCTGTGGACATGGGTGCCCTCTCCTCTGCCAGAGAGATCGAGAATATGCCACTGCATCTCTTCACAGCCTGGAAAGGACCTGTTTTGACTGCCGTCGCGTTGTCCATCTTCTTTTTCGCGTACTCCTTTGTGCGGGACATTATCCATCCTTATATGAAGACCAGACAGAGTTTTTTCTACAAGATTCCTCTGGAAATAGTGAACAGGACGCTGCCTGTAGTGGCCATAGTTCTGCTAGCGCTGGTGTATTTAGCAGGACAGCTTGCTGCCGTGTACCAGCTCGTCTACGGGACGAAGTACCGCCGTTTCCCGCCCTGGTTGGAGGGCTGGCTGGAGAGCCGCAAACAGCTGGGTTTGTTGAGCTTTTTCTTTGGCTGCATACATGTGCTGTATAGCCTCTGCCTGCCCATGAGACGCTCAGAGAGATACCTGATGCTCAACATGGCCTAtcagcag gTCCATGCCAATATCGAGAACTCATGGAACGAAGAGGAAGTTTGGAGAGTGGAGATGTACGTTTCCTTTGGCATCATGGCTCTGGGTCTCCTCTCTCTATTAGCTGTCACTTCAATCCCATCCATCCATAACGCGCTCAACTGGCGAGAGTTCAGCTTTATCCAG TCTACTCTAGGTTACATCGCCCTGCTCATTTCCACGTTCCACGCTCTGCTCTTCGGCTGGCAGCGAGCGTTTGTGGAAGAGTCTTATCGTTTCTACATGCCACCCAATTTTGTCCTGGCCTTGGTTCTACCTGTCACGGTGATAATCGGAAAAGTGCTGTTGCTGCTTCCCTGTGTGAGCCGCAAGCTAAAACAGATCAGGCGTGGATTAGACCCCAATCAGAGCCGCACCAACCACGAGAGACCAGCTGCCCACGTTTCACCTGAAAGAGTCACCATCATGTAA